Proteins from a single region of Paenibacillus sp. BIHB 4019:
- a CDS encoding diguanylate cyclase: MYNRKLDNPALNRTLLTGEDFVTQDTIDLTNCDKEPIHIPGYIQPHGVLLAARMDAPNEIVQCSRNTSELLGICSEGLLGRSLAELIGEQSVKEILERELEASNTSDLNYLNVTIEVGGKPSDFFCVVHESEGLIIVELEPVSEDQGPDHDDFGWIRHFFGKLKHAENRAEASQVAAEEIRKILDYNRVMVYEFDKEWNGKVIAESKDEGLESFFGHHYPASDIPKQARELYLRNWLRVIVDAAYDPVEIVPAVQPLTGKSLNLSLSVLRSVSPMHIEYLQNMGVGATMTISLIHNNQLWGLITCHHYSRKYISHRVRNLCNFLGSFFSSELFQRQQLDEYEREARLRKWASHLANIFVGDNNPIRIMDQLKQEESNLLNLMSATGAAVCYQEKLLLLGDTPAEAQVEKLAQWLAERSIDHVYQTSSLSLELDYAISYKHIASGVLYLALSPGHENFIMWFRPEQVQVVHWAGDPAKAVIQGDDGIRLSPRKSFEKWRQVVESTALSWSDQELRMLPELKSIVMRHTEEQLRQAQYLAMHNSAIVRKNEQRYIQLMEASSVPFFTLTNRAFVYANGQAARLLGEVAAKTLMGRPFMSFVHGSSQAEFEAQFQNLEQDPLNITTVIGRINKPDGQMIVLEFMLVSVVYGGENSIMAIAREYQTDANMENVYSDMLTQLQSLTTTDPLTELPNRQAFYKELADDVREGAERGYSVALLMVDMDDLRIYNALQGFNVGDSCLQYIADLLSVMGRQGEVVAGRLEGGTFVLKIGNTVAERVVAISEEILAGVRAMQLPISTSETDGFVTVSIGASIIAPKTVNDDLKLIAQAETALYKAKQAGKNRAVLEECF, encoded by the coding sequence ATGTATAACCGAAAGCTAGACAATCCTGCCTTGAACCGCACGTTATTGACAGGAGAAGATTTTGTCACCCAAGACACCATTGACCTGACGAATTGCGATAAGGAACCGATACATATTCCAGGCTATATTCAACCGCATGGCGTGCTGCTGGCAGCTAGAATGGATGCTCCGAACGAGATTGTGCAATGCAGCCGCAATACAAGCGAATTACTGGGCATATGTTCGGAGGGGTTGTTGGGACGCTCCTTGGCAGAGCTGATTGGAGAGCAGTCGGTTAAGGAGATTTTGGAACGTGAACTGGAAGCATCCAACACATCTGACTTAAATTATTTAAATGTTACAATTGAAGTCGGCGGGAAACCGTCCGACTTTTTCTGTGTTGTCCACGAAAGCGAAGGGCTCATTATCGTGGAACTTGAGCCGGTATCGGAAGATCAGGGGCCGGATCATGATGATTTTGGCTGGATCCGCCATTTTTTCGGAAAGCTAAAGCATGCAGAAAACCGGGCGGAAGCGAGCCAGGTAGCTGCTGAGGAAATTCGCAAAATATTGGATTATAATCGGGTCATGGTCTATGAGTTCGATAAGGAATGGAACGGCAAGGTGATCGCCGAGTCCAAGGATGAGGGACTTGAATCTTTTTTCGGCCACCATTATCCCGCATCGGATATTCCCAAGCAGGCGAGGGAGCTGTATTTGCGCAACTGGCTTCGCGTCATCGTAGATGCAGCTTATGATCCGGTAGAAATTGTGCCTGCCGTTCAACCGCTCACGGGCAAATCGCTTAACCTTAGCCTGTCGGTGCTTCGCAGCGTATCGCCCATGCATATTGAATATTTGCAAAACATGGGCGTGGGAGCAACGATGACCATATCGTTGATTCATAATAATCAGCTGTGGGGATTAATTACTTGCCATCATTATTCGCGCAAATATATTTCTCATCGGGTCCGCAATTTGTGTAATTTTCTCGGTTCTTTTTTCTCCAGTGAATTGTTTCAGCGGCAGCAGCTTGACGAATATGAGCGTGAAGCGAGACTGCGGAAATGGGCTTCCCATCTTGCCAATATTTTTGTGGGGGATAATAATCCCATTCGCATTATGGACCAGTTGAAGCAGGAGGAATCGAACCTGCTGAATTTGATGAGCGCAACCGGAGCGGCAGTCTGTTATCAGGAAAAGCTGCTGCTGCTTGGGGACACGCCGGCGGAAGCGCAGGTGGAGAAACTGGCACAATGGCTGGCCGAGCGGTCGATAGATCATGTGTACCAGACTTCAAGTTTAAGTCTGGAGCTTGATTATGCGATAAGCTACAAACATATTGCTTCGGGTGTGCTTTATTTGGCGTTGTCTCCAGGACATGAAAACTTCATTATGTGGTTCCGGCCCGAGCAAGTGCAAGTGGTACACTGGGCTGGCGATCCGGCAAAAGCAGTTATTCAAGGCGATGACGGCATTCGCTTGTCACCGCGTAAATCTTTCGAGAAATGGAGACAGGTCGTAGAATCAACAGCGTTATCCTGGTCGGATCAAGAGCTGCGAATGCTGCCTGAGCTTAAGAGCATCGTCATGAGGCATACGGAGGAGCAGCTTCGTCAAGCCCAATATTTAGCTATGCACAATTCCGCCATTGTCCGCAAAAACGAGCAGCGTTATATTCAGCTCATGGAAGCATCGTCGGTCCCTTTTTTCACCTTAACCAATCGTGCATTTGTTTACGCCAACGGCCAAGCGGCGAGACTGCTCGGAGAAGTCGCTGCGAAAACGCTTATGGGACGCCCGTTTATGTCCTTCGTGCATGGCAGCTCCCAAGCTGAGTTTGAGGCGCAGTTTCAAAATTTGGAACAGGACCCTTTAAACATCACAACGGTTATCGGCCGGATAAACAAGCCGGATGGTCAAATGATCGTTCTTGAGTTCATGCTCGTATCAGTCGTTTATGGAGGCGAGAACTCCATCATGGCCATTGCCCGGGAATATCAAACGGATGCCAATATGGAAAATGTGTATTCCGACATGTTAACGCAGCTGCAATCGCTCACGACAACGGATCCTTTAACCGAGCTGCCTAATCGCCAAGCCTTCTATAAGGAGCTGGCTGACGATGTGAGAGAAGGGGCAGAGCGCGGCTATTCAGTTGCGCTTTTAATGGTTGACATGGATGATCTGCGTATTTATAATGCCCTGCAGGGCTTTAACGTTGGTGACTCCTGTCTTCAGTATATCGCCGATTTGCTTTCGGTTATGGGCAGGCAGGGAGAAGTCGTTGCGGGAAGGCTGGAAGGCGGTACGTTTGTACTCAAGATAGGCAATACGGTGGCTGAGCGGGTTGTAGCGATATCGGAAGAGATCCTTGCGGGTGTGCGTGCGATGCAGCTTCCCATTTCCACTAGTGAAACCGATGGTTTTGTGACGGTCAGCATTGGTGCCAGCATCATCGCGCCAAAGACGGTGAATGACGATTTGAAACTAATTGCCCAAGCTGAAACGGCACTGTACAAAGCGAAGCAAGCCGGGAAAAATCGGGCTGTGCTGGAGGAGTGCTTTTAA